From one Conyzicola nivalis genomic stretch:
- a CDS encoding TrkH family potassium uptake protein: MRTKPIRRTSALGRVRDNLEGFAAATPARFAILIFAALVLVFTLLFSLPIATSSGSVPPFADAFFTAVSVICVTGLSTVDMGSYWSPLGHVFILVGVEIGGIGVLTLASILGLIISRKLGLRQRLLAAGDTNPLRMHKGSMAESQAVRLGEVGSLLVTVAVSVLVIEVGIALLLFPRLLLAGHPPLTAAWESFYYSTMAFTNTGFQPTTNGLVPFATDYWFLSVLMVGVFLGAVGFPVIYVLMRNLKRPKKWSLHVKLTLTTTILLFVLGGLAFFVLELGNAKTFANMDLGQRIFQPFFLSMMTRSGGFNTIDIGELNGASLLVGDMLMFIGGGSASTAGGIKVTTLAILFLAAFAEARGNEGMEAFDRRIPSDVLRLGVSVVLWGATTVAASSIIILQISGASLDYVLFEVISAFATSGLSTGLTAELPDSGVYVLAATMFLGRVGTVTLAAALAATQRRQLFRRAEERPIVG; encoded by the coding sequence ATGCGCACGAAGCCCATTCGGCGCACCTCTGCCCTCGGCCGCGTACGCGACAATCTCGAGGGATTCGCGGCAGCGACCCCCGCCCGTTTCGCGATCCTGATCTTCGCGGCGCTCGTGCTGGTCTTCACCCTGCTGTTCTCGCTCCCCATCGCGACATCGTCGGGCAGCGTGCCGCCCTTCGCCGACGCGTTCTTCACCGCCGTCTCGGTGATCTGTGTCACCGGCCTCTCGACCGTCGACATGGGTTCGTACTGGTCGCCGCTCGGACACGTGTTCATCCTCGTCGGCGTGGAGATCGGCGGCATCGGCGTGCTGACGCTCGCGTCGATTCTCGGGCTGATCATCTCCCGCAAGCTCGGCCTGCGCCAGCGCCTGCTCGCGGCCGGCGACACCAATCCGCTGCGTATGCACAAGGGGTCGATGGCCGAGAGCCAGGCGGTGCGCCTCGGCGAGGTCGGATCGCTGCTCGTCACCGTCGCCGTGAGCGTCCTGGTCATCGAGGTCGGCATAGCGCTGCTGCTGTTCCCCCGGCTCCTGCTCGCCGGCCACCCGCCGCTGACGGCCGCCTGGGAGTCGTTCTACTACTCGACCATGGCGTTCACGAATACGGGCTTCCAGCCCACCACGAACGGCCTGGTGCCGTTCGCCACTGACTATTGGTTCCTCAGCGTGCTGATGGTCGGCGTGTTCCTCGGAGCGGTCGGCTTCCCCGTGATCTACGTGCTCATGCGCAACCTCAAGCGCCCGAAGAAGTGGTCGCTGCACGTCAAGCTGACCCTCACCACCACGATCCTGCTCTTCGTGCTCGGCGGGCTCGCATTCTTCGTGCTCGAGCTCGGCAACGCCAAGACCTTCGCGAACATGGACCTCGGTCAACGCATCTTCCAGCCGTTCTTCCTGTCGATGATGACCCGCTCGGGCGGCTTCAACACGATCGATATCGGCGAGCTGAACGGCGCCAGCCTGCTCGTGGGCGACATGCTCATGTTCATCGGCGGCGGATCCGCGTCCACCGCCGGCGGCATCAAGGTCACGACGCTCGCGATCCTGTTCCTCGCGGCGTTCGCCGAGGCGCGCGGCAACGAGGGCATGGAGGCCTTCGACCGCCGCATACCCTCGGACGTGCTGCGGCTGGGCGTCAGCGTTGTGCTCTGGGGCGCGACCACGGTGGCCGCGTCATCCATCATCATCTTGCAGATCTCCGGGGCCAGTCTCGACTACGTGCTGTTCGAGGTCATCTCGGCGTTCGCGACGTCCGGGCTCAGTACCGGACTCACGGCCGAACTGCCCGATTCCGGCGTCTACGTGCTCGCCGCGACCATGTTTCTCGGTCGAGTCGGTACGGTGACTCTGGCGGCCGCACTCGCGGCCACCCAGCGGCGCCAGTTGTTCAGGCGAGCAGAAGAGAGGCCCATCGTTGGTTGA
- a CDS encoding glutaredoxin family protein has product MPQIQLTFVSKPDCHLCEAAREVVDGVVAELGPETSVSIEELSILEHPDLYEKYVEEIPVVLLNGKVHNIWRIDPVRLKTAILEITE; this is encoded by the coding sequence GTGCCCCAGATTCAGCTCACCTTCGTCAGTAAGCCCGACTGCCACCTCTGCGAGGCAGCACGCGAAGTGGTCGACGGTGTCGTCGCGGAGCTCGGCCCCGAGACATCCGTAAGCATCGAAGAGCTGTCGATTCTCGAGCATCCCGACCTGTACGAGAAGTACGTCGAAGAGATCCCGGTCGTGCTGCTCAACGGCAAGGTTCACAACATCTGGCGCATCGATCCGGTGCGCCTCAAGACCGCAATACTGGAGATCACCGAATGA
- the proC gene encoding pyrroline-5-carboxylate reductase → MTVTLPTIAILGTGSMGGAILAGLLNPNVVVEGGVRVTNRSAEKAAALQSETVTSLATNVDPDANRVAVTGARIVLIGVKPAMVPDLLREVADSLEPGAIVVSVAAGVTIETMESLVPGAVLRAMPNTPSVVGKGVTGLAAGTRSSDDDLAVVRALFETVGDVLVIPESQIDALGTISGSGPAYVYFLIERLTRTAVNLGFTEEQAATMVNGTFIGATALLEASESTPTELRVKVTSPKGTTERAVAELDAADLTGLFDRATAAALARSAELAKGA, encoded by the coding sequence ATGACCGTGACTCTCCCCACCATTGCCATTCTCGGAACCGGGTCGATGGGCGGCGCGATTCTCGCCGGCCTGCTCAACCCGAACGTCGTGGTCGAGGGGGGCGTGCGGGTCACCAACCGATCTGCGGAGAAGGCTGCGGCGCTCCAGTCGGAGACGGTGACCTCGCTCGCGACGAACGTCGATCCGGACGCCAACCGGGTCGCCGTGACGGGCGCGCGCATCGTGCTGATCGGTGTGAAGCCCGCCATGGTGCCCGATCTTCTGCGCGAGGTCGCCGACAGCCTCGAGCCGGGAGCGATCGTGGTGAGCGTCGCGGCGGGTGTCACGATCGAGACCATGGAGTCCCTCGTTCCCGGCGCCGTGCTGCGCGCGATGCCGAATACCCCGTCGGTGGTGGGCAAGGGCGTCACCGGCCTCGCCGCCGGAACACGCTCGAGCGACGACGACCTCGCCGTCGTCCGAGCGCTGTTCGAGACGGTGGGAGACGTGCTCGTCATCCCCGAGAGCCAGATCGACGCGCTCGGCACCATCTCGGGTTCCGGCCCCGCCTACGTGTATTTCCTCATCGAGCGACTCACGCGCACCGCGGTAAACCTCGGCTTCACCGAGGAGCAGGCGGCCACGATGGTGAACGGCACGTTCATCGGCGCGACCGCACTGCTCGAAGCATCCGAATCGACGCCCACCGAACTGCGGGTGAAAGTGACCAGCCCCAAGGGCACGACCGAGCGGGCCGTCGCCGAACTCGACGCGGCCGACCTCACCGGCCTCTTCGACCGGGCCACGGCCGCGGCACTCGCCCGAAGCGCCGAACTCGCCAAGGGCGCCTGA
- a CDS encoding 30S ribosomal protein bS22, whose translation MGSVIKKRRKRMAKKKHRKLLRKTRHQRRNKK comes from the coding sequence ATGGGTTCAGTCATCAAGAAGCGCCGCAAGCGTATGGCGAAGAAGAAGCACCGCAAGCTGCTTCGTAAGACGCGCCACCAGCGTCGCAACAAGAAGTAA
- a CDS encoding helix-turn-helix domain-containing protein — translation MSGDLSDVRFLTVAEVADMMRVSTMTVYRMVHAGEMPAIRFGRSFRIPESAVVALIQKPISHTG, via the coding sequence ATGTCAGGGGATCTCTCCGATGTGCGTTTTCTCACGGTCGCCGAAGTGGCCGACATGATGCGTGTCTCCACGATGACCGTGTACCGCATGGTGCACGCTGGGGAGATGCCGGCGATCCGGTTCGGCCGCTCGTTCCGCATCCCCGAATCCGCCGTCGTCGCCCTCATCCAGAAGCCGATTTCGCACACCGGTTAG
- a CDS encoding glycosyltransferase, with the protein MTLLIISPDYASHLLPLATLGTAWRDAGERVVVATGEATASIVESFGFERAHLQLGRGSNPGIIKAEDQPKGEDDALRGFFAATRLGMVETLAFQADARKNDLLWDPVNTARAVQRVVDEVRPDRVIVDHLAFSARLALLAHGTPYADVVLGHPSALPVGGEVYGFPPSWPAAFDPDDAALAALRALCDDVSASFTAEWNAALDGLGASHLHSASAFAEHGDLLLYNYPGELHERARTALLPAHEFIGSAVRSEPVDAEVEEWLAASDEPFVYVSFGSFLSVRGDVLARVLAALAGLGLRVAVATGSADRAELGELPGDWLVRGFLPQVRLLLRATAAVNHCGNNSVTEAMTHGVPLLVLPFSTDQFAGAAALEREGFGVSLAPNTATVDELRDGLERVLALPRARLDALSASLLETPGRERAHRRLG; encoded by the coding sequence GTGACGCTGCTCATCATCTCGCCCGACTACGCCTCGCACCTGCTGCCCCTCGCCACGCTCGGCACGGCCTGGCGCGACGCGGGGGAGCGCGTCGTGGTCGCGACGGGCGAGGCGACGGCGTCGATCGTCGAGTCGTTCGGCTTCGAACGCGCGCACCTGCAACTCGGGCGCGGCTCGAACCCCGGCATCATCAAGGCCGAAGACCAGCCCAAGGGCGAGGACGACGCGCTGCGCGGCTTCTTCGCCGCCACCCGGCTCGGCATGGTCGAGACCCTCGCGTTCCAGGCCGACGCGCGCAAGAACGACCTGCTCTGGGACCCGGTGAACACCGCCCGTGCCGTGCAGCGGGTCGTCGACGAGGTGCGCCCCGACCGGGTGATCGTCGACCACCTCGCGTTCAGCGCCCGGCTCGCCCTGCTCGCGCACGGAACGCCGTACGCCGACGTCGTGCTCGGGCACCCGTCCGCGCTGCCCGTGGGCGGCGAGGTCTACGGGTTCCCGCCGTCGTGGCCTGCGGCCTTTGATCCGGATGACGCGGCTCTCGCCGCGCTTCGCGCGCTCTGCGACGACGTGAGCGCGTCGTTCACGGCGGAATGGAACGCCGCCCTCGACGGCCTCGGCGCGTCCCACCTGCACAGCGCCAGCGCGTTCGCCGAACACGGCGACCTGCTGCTCTACAACTACCCGGGCGAACTGCACGAGCGGGCCCGCACGGCGCTGCTGCCCGCGCACGAGTTCATCGGTTCGGCGGTGCGTTCCGAGCCCGTGGACGCGGAGGTGGAGGAGTGGCTCGCGGCGAGCGACGAACCCTTCGTCTACGTGAGCTTCGGCAGTTTCCTGTCGGTGCGCGGCGACGTGCTGGCGCGCGTGCTCGCGGCGCTCGCCGGACTCGGGCTGCGCGTGGCCGTGGCGACCGGCTCGGCCGACCGCGCCGAGCTGGGGGAGCTGCCGGGCGACTGGTTGGTGCGCGGGTTCCTGCCGCAGGTGCGCCTGTTGTTGCGGGCGACGGCGGCCGTGAACCACTGCGGGAACAACAGCGTCACCGAGGCGATGACCCACGGCGTGCCGCTGCTCGTGCTGCCGTTCTCGACCGACCAGTTCGCCGGCGCGGCCGCGCTCGAACGGGAGGGCTTCGGCGTCTCCCTCGCACCGAACACGGCCACCGTCGACGAGCTGCGCGACGGTCTCGAACGGGTGCTCGCCCTGCCGCGCGCCCGGCTCGACGCGCTGAGCGCGTCGCTGCTGGAGACGCCCGGTCGCGAGCGCGCACACCGGCGGCTCGGCTAG
- a CDS encoding ArsR/SmtB family transcription factor, whose translation MADTFDAIADSTRREILHILLERGGAGEIAAAELAELLGVTVPTATKHLGVLREQGFVGARQEGRTRYFRLELAPFDALQAWLAPFVDDAYDVAPVSSATDVALEVAAFNAWAGADVGAHLGRALADRSHQARTAFQGASDRVTQALPETVTRRWAKKP comes from the coding sequence ATGGCCGACACCTTCGACGCAATCGCCGACTCCACCAGGCGCGAGATCCTGCACATCCTGCTCGAACGCGGCGGCGCGGGTGAAATCGCCGCGGCCGAACTCGCCGAACTGCTCGGCGTCACCGTGCCGACCGCCACGAAGCACCTCGGCGTGCTGCGCGAGCAGGGCTTCGTCGGTGCGCGCCAGGAGGGCCGCACGAGGTACTTCCGCCTCGAGCTGGCGCCGTTCGACGCACTGCAGGCGTGGCTGGCGCCGTTCGTCGACGACGCGTACGACGTCGCCCCCGTGTCATCCGCAACCGACGTCGCCCTCGAGGTCGCGGCCTTCAACGCCTGGGCCGGCGCAGACGTGGGCGCCCACCTCGGCCGCGCGCTCGCCGACCGTTCGCATCAGGCGCGCACCGCCTTCCAAGGGGCCTCCGACCGGGTGACGCAGGCGCTGCCCGAGACCGTCACGCGTCGCTGGGCGAAGAAGCCGTAG
- a CDS encoding TlpA family protein disulfide reductase — protein sequence MKRAFLSAAAAAVALTLLAGCASDPLAEQYSAGTTKNYISGEGTISEYKVADRGEPVAFQGETDSGEPVSSDDYAGKVLVLNFWYAGCPPCRVEAPELEEVNQAFAGQDVAFLGVNVRDQAAQSLSFAETLGVTYPSVMDADNGNLLLAFAGKVAPNAVPTTLVIDKQGRVAARFLGAIDGPSSLRTIINDTLAEGN from the coding sequence GTGAAGCGCGCCTTTCTCTCCGCCGCAGCAGCGGCCGTCGCGTTGACCCTCCTGGCGGGCTGCGCGAGCGATCCGCTCGCCGAGCAGTATTCGGCCGGCACCACCAAGAACTACATCTCGGGTGAAGGCACGATCAGCGAGTACAAGGTCGCCGACCGCGGCGAGCCGGTGGCCTTCCAGGGCGAGACCGACTCGGGGGAGCCGGTCAGCTCGGACGACTACGCCGGCAAGGTGCTGGTGCTCAACTTCTGGTACGCCGGCTGCCCGCCGTGCCGCGTAGAAGCGCCCGAGCTCGAAGAGGTGAACCAGGCCTTCGCCGGCCAGGACGTCGCCTTCCTCGGCGTGAACGTGCGCGACCAGGCGGCGCAGTCGCTGAGTTTCGCCGAGACGCTCGGTGTGACCTACCCCTCGGTGATGGACGCCGACAACGGAAACCTGCTGCTGGCCTTCGCCGGCAAGGTCGCACCGAACGCGGTTCCCACGACCCTCGTCATCGATAAGCAGGGCCGCGTAGCCGCGCGCTTCCTCGGCGCAATCGACGGCCCGTCGAGCCTGCGCACGATCATCAACGACACGCTCGCCGAGGGCAACTAG
- the aspS gene encoding aspartate--tRNA(Asn) ligase, whose product MTERTLIKDLAAASDGPISVSGWVETVRDQKKVQFVVLRDESGAVQLVHPRNFNEDKTPADDPIADIISGLAQGTFLTATGELKHDERVKLGGVEIKLDALTIAAEAIPETPIAEDSSGDKRMDWRFLDLRVPKNALVFKIQTTFLHALRTYWVEHDFIEIHTPKLMASASESKAELFEVDYFEGKAYLAQSPQFFKQMAQPAGFGKIFEVGPAFRADPSFTSRHATEFTSVDTEFSWIDSHEDVMKLHEELLVAGFQAVKDKHGDEIKALWDVEITVPTVPFPRVPLAEAKRIVAERGYEVPRADDDMDPEGERQIAAWAQDTYGHEFVFLTDYASSIRPFYHMRHEGDSSVTNSYDLIFNGVEISTGAQREHRIDVLIEQAKEKGLDPEELDFYLDFFRYGVPPHGGFGMGLSRVLMLMLHLPNIREATYLFRGPTRLLP is encoded by the coding sequence GTGACTGAACGCACCCTCATCAAAGACCTGGCCGCGGCATCCGACGGCCCCATTTCCGTATCCGGCTGGGTCGAGACGGTGCGCGACCAAAAGAAGGTGCAGTTCGTCGTGTTGCGTGACGAGTCCGGCGCCGTGCAGCTGGTCCATCCGCGCAATTTCAACGAGGACAAGACTCCCGCCGACGACCCGATCGCCGACATCATCTCCGGCCTCGCGCAGGGCACGTTCCTCACCGCGACCGGCGAGCTCAAACACGACGAGCGCGTGAAGCTCGGCGGCGTCGAGATCAAGCTCGACGCGCTGACCATCGCCGCCGAGGCGATCCCCGAGACGCCGATCGCCGAAGACTCCAGCGGCGACAAGCGCATGGACTGGCGCTTCCTCGACCTGCGGGTTCCGAAGAACGCACTCGTCTTCAAGATCCAGACCACGTTCCTGCACGCGCTGCGCACCTACTGGGTCGAGCACGACTTCATCGAGATCCACACCCCGAAGCTCATGGCCTCGGCGAGCGAGTCGAAGGCCGAGCTGTTCGAGGTCGACTACTTCGAGGGCAAGGCCTACTTGGCGCAGAGCCCGCAGTTCTTCAAGCAGATGGCGCAGCCCGCCGGTTTCGGCAAGATCTTCGAGGTCGGCCCGGCCTTCCGCGCCGACCCCAGCTTCACCAGCCGCCACGCGACCGAGTTCACCTCGGTCGACACCGAGTTCAGCTGGATCGACAGCCACGAAGACGTGATGAAGCTCCACGAGGAACTGTTGGTGGCCGGCTTCCAGGCCGTGAAGGACAAGCACGGCGACGAGATCAAGGCGCTGTGGGATGTCGAGATCACGGTTCCGACGGTTCCGTTCCCGCGCGTACCCCTCGCCGAGGCCAAGCGCATCGTCGCCGAGCGCGGCTACGAGGTGCCCCGCGCCGACGACGACATGGACCCGGAGGGCGAACGCCAGATCGCCGCGTGGGCACAGGACACCTACGGTCACGAGTTCGTCTTCCTCACCGACTACGCCTCGAGCATCCGGCCGTTCTATCACATGCGCCACGAGGGCGACTCGAGCGTCACGAACTCGTACGACCTCATCTTCAACGGCGTCGAGATCTCCACGGGAGCCCAGCGTGAGCACCGCATCGACGTGCTCATCGAGCAGGCCAAGGAGAAGGGCCTCGACCCCGAGGAGCTCGACTTCTACCTCGACTTCTTCCGCTACGGCGTGCCCCCGCACGGCGGGTTCGGCATGGGCCTCAGCCGTGTGCTGATGCTGATGTTGCACCTGCCGAACATCCGCGAGGCGACCTACCTGTTCCGCGGCCCTACCCGACTTCTGCCCTGA
- a CDS encoding histidine phosphatase family protein, which produces MPADLIHLVRHGEVFNPDGILYGRIPGYHLSELGHKMAASAASSLAGRNVTALYASPLQRAQESAAPWSADFGLPIVTEDRIIEPWNKFEGKKFEFGPGVLLRPQVWPWVINPTKPSWGEPFVSVEERMLAAVADAWQKADGGEVVMVSHQMPIVMVARSVKNMKLYHDPRKRRCNLSSITTLRRSQGPDGAWGKFVEVNYQDPAKDLLAASVDFGAV; this is translated from the coding sequence GTGCCAGCAGACCTGATCCACCTCGTACGCCACGGCGAAGTCTTCAACCCCGACGGGATCCTCTACGGACGCATCCCCGGGTATCACCTGTCGGAGCTGGGTCACAAGATGGCGGCCTCCGCAGCATCGAGTCTCGCCGGGCGCAACGTGACGGCCCTCTACGCGAGCCCGCTGCAGCGCGCGCAGGAGTCCGCGGCACCGTGGTCGGCCGACTTCGGCCTGCCGATCGTCACCGAAGACCGCATCATCGAGCCGTGGAACAAATTCGAGGGCAAGAAGTTCGAGTTCGGGCCCGGCGTGCTGCTGCGCCCCCAGGTCTGGCCGTGGGTGATCAACCCGACCAAGCCGAGCTGGGGCGAGCCGTTCGTGAGCGTCGAGGAGCGAATGCTCGCCGCGGTCGCCGACGCCTGGCAGAAGGCCGACGGCGGCGAGGTCGTGATGGTGAGCCACCAGATGCCCATCGTGATGGTCGCCCGCTCGGTGAAGAACATGAAGCTGTACCACGACCCGCGCAAGCGGCGCTGCAACCTCTCGAGCATCACCACCCTCCGACGCTCTCAGGGGCCGGATGGCGCGTGGGGAAAGTTCGTCGAGGTCAACTATCAGGATCCTGCGAAAGACTTGCTGGCAGCATCCGTCGATTTTGGAGCAGTGTGA
- a CDS encoding potassium channel family protein yields the protein MVDRIAHNAPVLVIGLGRFGAATAGQLDRLDREVLAVDADEALVQKWSERVTHAVQADARSIDALRQIGAQEFSIAVVAVGSSIEASVLITANLVDLKIPQIWAKAISQSHGKILSRIGANHVIYPEAEAGERVAHLVSGRMIDFIEFDDDFALVKMYPPKPIRGIPLSESQVRRKYGITVVGVKAPGKDFTYAAPETVISNHDLIIVSGNSSDIERFASLSS from the coding sequence TTGGTTGACAGGATTGCGCACAACGCGCCGGTACTCGTGATCGGCCTCGGACGCTTCGGCGCCGCCACGGCGGGCCAGCTCGACCGCCTCGACCGCGAGGTGCTCGCCGTCGACGCCGACGAAGCTCTCGTGCAGAAGTGGTCGGAGCGCGTGACCCACGCGGTGCAGGCGGATGCGCGCAGCATCGACGCCCTGCGCCAGATCGGCGCCCAGGAGTTCTCGATCGCCGTCGTCGCCGTCGGATCGTCGATCGAGGCGAGCGTGCTCATCACGGCGAACCTGGTCGACCTCAAGATCCCGCAGATCTGGGCGAAGGCGATCAGCCAGTCACACGGCAAGATCCTTTCGCGCATCGGTGCAAACCACGTGATCTACCCCGAAGCCGAGGCCGGCGAACGCGTCGCGCACCTCGTCTCCGGCCGCATGATCGACTTCATCGAGTTCGACGACGACTTCGCGCTCGTGAAGATGTACCCGCCCAAGCCGATCCGCGGTATCCCGCTCTCCGAGTCGCAGGTGCGCCGCAAGTACGGCATCACCGTGGTCGGGGTGAAGGCACCGGGCAAGGACTTCACATACGCGGCGCCCGAGACCGTGATCTCCAACCACGACCTCATCATCGTGAGCGGCAACTCGTCGGATATCGAACGGTTCGCGAGCCTCTCGAGCTGA
- a CDS encoding glycosyltransferase has translation MGIQTSLDELRGTNHIVDAMRVADELAFVASRNGGTRTTRVLAATLHGDDQLTAIAAVHALAQVFDDDADDVLAGLLSSDRAYLREHAAWAFSARLPRFDTIARLIGLVSRGNFSGMLAQRTLQQWASSAPDQVAIGLESALVGVTEPRSRTRLVETLGVARGRIATASLLRIASDDSEPVSVRVAAVAGLGDREADARSVDLVSRLAAGDDFVAEAARLALVDLTASSAVRAPWQTGLTVAQLFLHADIDPQLTRAGSGDNGGIATLLVRLGDALASATPGASDAAAEASTVQRVVTLSRGSAAEALESLSSVGSTVRGHAYASVPLLSEPVSSADAWQLRVAAERGIRRVLRAIGTVDVLHLRMADVGSLAAANVARDLGIPVVFTVAPDPHAVIRTLDQSGDLTRANFGEVDEREHFWFRARLVQRLAADAAHTVLFPRPNLEADMRELVGIDITAHPERHSIVPEGIDLEVVDRAVLEAADHATGAPATAPLEALRTLLAQLPEERRHLPLITSVGRFHRIKGMATIASAWANGPLRDRANLLLVGGDLENPSADEREQLERIDRIVPRAQAAASGLLLSGHRPNDTVARWVAATRFGVPDLAGPGGVYVCGSLKEEFGIAILEAMAAGLLVVAPAGGGPATYVEDGVTGFLTRTSDAALLAASMSDALDAMEREAAQTATTDARPHRSRETVLRDFTIQAMARALSVVYSDVSDAATESHAGSVAAL, from the coding sequence GTGGGAATTCAGACCTCTCTAGACGAGCTGCGCGGCACGAACCACATTGTCGACGCAATGCGGGTTGCCGACGAGCTGGCGTTCGTCGCCAGCCGCAATGGCGGCACCCGCACCACGCGCGTTCTGGCCGCGACGCTGCACGGTGACGACCAGCTCACCGCGATCGCCGCGGTGCACGCGCTCGCCCAGGTCTTCGACGACGACGCCGACGACGTGCTCGCCGGGCTGCTCTCGAGCGACCGCGCCTATTTGCGCGAGCACGCCGCGTGGGCGTTCTCGGCACGGTTGCCCCGCTTCGACACGATCGCGCGCCTCATCGGGCTCGTCAGCCGCGGGAACTTCAGCGGCATGCTCGCGCAGCGCACCCTGCAGCAGTGGGCGTCGTCGGCCCCCGACCAGGTGGCGATCGGCCTCGAGAGTGCCCTCGTCGGCGTGACCGAGCCGAGGTCGCGCACCCGTCTCGTCGAGACCCTCGGCGTCGCGCGCGGACGGATCGCCACCGCGTCCCTGCTGCGCATCGCCTCCGACGACAGCGAGCCGGTTTCGGTGCGCGTCGCCGCCGTCGCCGGTCTCGGCGACCGTGAGGCCGACGCCCGCAGCGTCGACCTGGTGTCTCGCCTCGCCGCCGGCGACGACTTCGTCGCCGAAGCCGCACGCCTCGCCCTCGTCGACCTGACCGCGTCGAGCGCCGTGCGCGCCCCCTGGCAGACCGGCCTCACCGTCGCCCAGCTCTTCCTGCACGCCGACATCGACCCGCAGCTCACCCGGGCGGGCAGCGGCGACAACGGCGGCATCGCCACCCTGCTCGTGCGCCTCGGCGACGCGCTCGCCTCGGCGACGCCGGGGGCCTCGGATGCCGCGGCGGAAGCCAGCACGGTGCAGCGGGTCGTCACGCTCTCCCGCGGCAGCGCGGCCGAGGCCCTCGAGAGCCTCTCGTCGGTCGGCTCGACCGTGCGCGGACACGCGTACGCCTCGGTGCCGCTGCTGAGCGAGCCGGTGTCGTCGGCGGACGCGTGGCAGCTGCGGGTCGCGGCGGAACGTGGCATCCGCCGGGTTCTGCGCGCCATCGGCACCGTCGACGTGCTGCACCTGCGCATGGCCGACGTCGGCAGCCTCGCCGCCGCGAACGTCGCGCGTGACCTCGGCATCCCCGTCGTGTTCACCGTCGCGCCCGACCCGCACGCCGTCATCCGCACGCTCGACCAGTCGGGCGACCTCACCCGTGCCAACTTCGGAGAAGTCGACGAGCGGGAGCACTTCTGGTTCCGCGCCCGGCTCGTGCAGCGGCTGGCGGCCGACGCCGCGCACACCGTGCTCTTCCCGCGCCCGAACCTCGAGGCCGACATGCGCGAGCTCGTCGGCATCGACATCACCGCGCACCCCGAACGCCACTCGATCGTGCCCGAGGGCATCGACCTCGAGGTGGTCGACCGCGCCGTGCTCGAGGCCGCCGACCACGCGACAGGGGCACCCGCCACCGCCCCGCTCGAGGCGCTGCGAACCCTCCTCGCCCAACTGCCCGAGGAACGCCGGCACCTGCCGCTCATCACCTCGGTCGGACGGTTCCACCGCATCAAGGGCATGGCGACGATCGCGTCCGCGTGGGCGAACGGCCCGCTGCGCGACAGGGCGAACCTTCTGCTCGTGGGCGGCGACCTCGAGAACCCGTCCGCCGACGAGCGCGAACAGCTCGAGCGCATCGACCGCATCGTTCCGAGGGCGCAGGCCGCGGCATCCGGACTTCTGCTCTCAGGCCACCGTCCCAACGACACCGTCGCACGCTGGGTGGCGGCCACCCGCTTCGGCGTGCCCGACCTCGCCGGACCCGGCGGCGTGTACGTGTGCGGCAGCCTGAAGGAAGAGTTCGGCATCGCGATCCTGGAGGCGATGGCGGCCGGACTGCTCGTCGTCGCCCCGGCCGGTGGTGGTCCTGCCACCTACGTCGAAGACGGCGTGACCGGGTTCCTCACGCGCACCTCAGACGCGGCGCTGCTCGCGGCGTCGATGAGTGACGCACTCGACGCCATGGAGCGCGAGGCGGCCCAGACCGCGACGACCGACGCTCGCCCGCACCGGTCGCGCGAGACGGTGTTGCGCGACTTCACCATCCAGGCGATGGCCCGTGCGCTCTCGGTCGTCTACTCCGACGTGAGCGACGCGGCGACCGAGTCGCACGCGGGCAGCGTGGCCGCCCTGTGA
- a CDS encoding Dabb family protein — protein MIRHVVSWKLNGADAAARAEQAATITATLTALPALIPEIGALQVGTNVAYPESNWDVVLIADYASLEALEAYQVHPDHVAATHVIKPLVASRSNVDFEV, from the coding sequence ATGATCCGTCACGTAGTCAGCTGGAAGCTCAACGGGGCGGATGCCGCGGCTCGCGCCGAACAGGCCGCGACGATCACGGCCACCCTCACCGCCCTGCCCGCGCTGATCCCCGAGATTGGCGCGCTGCAGGTCGGCACGAACGTCGCCTACCCCGAGAGCAACTGGGACGTCGTGCTCATCGCCGACTATGCCTCGCTCGAGGCGCTCGAGGCATACCAGGTGCACCCCGACCACGTGGCGGCGACGCACGTGATCAAGCCCCTCGTGGCGAGCCGCTCGAACGTCGACTTCGAGGTCTAG